One Pseudomonas fluorescens genomic region harbors:
- the hscB gene encoding co-chaperone HscB — protein sequence MGTPCHFALFELQPSFRLDLEQLATRYRELARGVHPDRFADASEREQRSALEQSARLNDAYQTLKSPAQRARYLLTISGHEVPMEVTVHDPEFLLQQMQWREELEDLQDSADLDGVAVFKRRLKVAQEELNESFAACWDDAAQREQAERLMRRMQFLDKLTYEVRQLEERLDD from the coding sequence GTGGGTACTCCTTGTCATTTCGCTTTATTCGAGCTGCAACCGAGTTTCCGTCTGGATCTCGAGCAGTTGGCCACGCGCTATCGTGAGTTGGCGCGCGGCGTTCATCCTGACCGTTTCGCCGATGCTTCCGAGCGTGAGCAGCGGTCGGCGCTCGAGCAGTCTGCGCGGCTCAACGACGCCTATCAGACGCTCAAGAGTCCGGCCCAGCGCGCACGCTACCTGCTGACCATCAGCGGGCACGAAGTGCCGATGGAAGTCACCGTCCATGATCCCGAGTTCCTTCTGCAGCAGATGCAATGGCGCGAAGAGCTTGAAGATCTGCAGGACAGTGCCGACCTCGACGGTGTCGCGGTATTCAAGCGTCGCTTGAAAGTCGCTCAGGAAGAACTCAATGAAAGCTTCGCAGCCTGTTGGGATGACGCAGCGCAACGCGAACAGGCCGAACGCCTGATGCGGCGCATGCAGTTCCTCGACAAGCTCACCTACGAAGTGCGCCAGTTAGAAGAGCGCCTCGACGATTAA
- the iscA gene encoding iron-sulfur cluster assembly protein IscA, whose amino-acid sequence MAISMTEAAARHVRRSLDGRGKGEGIRLGVRTTGCSGLAYVLEFVDEVVAEDQVFESHGEKVIIDPKSLAYLDGTELDFVKEGLNEGFKFNNPNVRGECGCGESFNI is encoded by the coding sequence ATGGCTATCAGCATGACAGAAGCGGCTGCTCGACACGTGCGGCGCTCCCTCGACGGGCGCGGCAAAGGTGAAGGGATTCGTCTGGGTGTTCGCACCACAGGCTGTTCCGGCCTTGCCTACGTGCTGGAGTTTGTCGACGAGGTAGTGGCGGAAGATCAGGTGTTCGAGAGTCACGGCGAAAAAGTGATCATCGACCCGAAAAGCCTGGCCTACCTGGACGGCACCGAGCTCGATTTCGTCAAGGAAGGGTTGAACGAAGGCTTCAAGTTCAACAACCCCAACGTACGCGGTGAATGTGGCTGCGGCGAAAGCTTCAACATCTGA
- the iscU gene encoding Fe-S cluster assembly scaffold IscU: MAYSEKVIDHYENPRNVGKMNAEDPDVGTGMVGAPACGDVMRLQIKVNDAGIIEDAKFKTYGCGSAIASSSLATEWMKGKTLDEAETIKNTQLAEELALPPVKIHCSVLAEDAIKAAVRDYKQKKGLI; encoded by the coding sequence ATGGCTTACAGCGAAAAGGTCATCGACCACTACGAAAACCCGCGCAACGTCGGCAAGATGAACGCGGAAGATCCTGATGTCGGCACCGGCATGGTCGGCGCTCCGGCGTGCGGCGACGTTATGCGTCTGCAGATCAAGGTCAACGACGCCGGCATCATCGAAGATGCCAAGTTCAAGACCTACGGTTGCGGTTCGGCCATTGCTTCCAGCTCCCTCGCCACTGAGTGGATGAAGGGCAAGACTCTGGACGAAGCCGAAACCATCAAGAACACCCAGCTGGCTGAAGAATTGGCCCTGCCACCAGTGAAAATTCACTGCTCGGTACTGGCTGAAGACGCAATCAAAGCAGCTGTTCGCGATTACAAGCAGAAGAAAGGCTTGATCTGA
- a CDS encoding IscS subfamily cysteine desulfurase — protein MKLPIYLDYSATTPVDPRVAQKMSECLLVDGNFGNPASRSHVFGWKAEESVENARRQVADLVNADPREIVWTSGATESDNLAIKGAAHFYASKGKHLITTKIEHKAVLDTMRQLEREGFEVTYLEPQTDGLITPAMIEAALREDTILVSAMHVNNEIGTINDIAAIGEMLRAKGVLFHVDAAQSTGKVDIDLQKLKVDMMSFSAHKTYGPKGIGALYVSRKPRVRIEATMHGGGHERGMRSGTLATHQIVGMGEAFRVAKEDMAAENVRIKALSDRFYNQVEHLEELYVNGSLTARVPHNLNLSFNYVEGESLIMALKDLAVSSGSACTSASLEPSYVLRALGRNDELAHSSIRFTFGRFTTEEEIDYAAQKVCEAVTKLRALSPLWDMYKDGVDISKIEWAAH, from the coding sequence ATGAAATTGCCGATTTACCTTGATTACTCTGCAACCACCCCGGTCGATCCGCGTGTTGCGCAAAAAATGAGTGAATGCCTGCTGGTCGACGGAAACTTCGGTAACCCGGCGTCGCGTTCCCACGTGTTTGGCTGGAAAGCGGAAGAATCCGTCGAAAACGCCCGTCGTCAGGTGGCCGATCTGGTCAATGCCGACCCGCGCGAAATCGTCTGGACTTCCGGTGCCACCGAATCCGACAACCTGGCAATCAAGGGTGCGGCACATTTCTATGCCTCCAAGGGCAAGCACCTGATCACCACCAAGATTGAGCACAAGGCTGTCCTCGACACCATGCGCCAACTGGAGCGTGAAGGCTTCGAAGTGACCTACCTCGAGCCGCAGACCGACGGTCTGATCACCCCGGCCATGATCGAAGCGGCGCTGCGCGAAGACACCATTCTGGTTTCCGCGATGCACGTGAACAACGAAATCGGCACCATCAACGACATCGCCGCCATCGGCGAGATGCTGCGCGCCAAAGGCGTGCTGTTCCACGTCGATGCCGCTCAGTCGACTGGCAAGGTCGATATCGATCTGCAGAAGCTGAAAGTCGACATGATGTCGTTCTCCGCCCACAAGACTTATGGCCCTAAAGGTATCGGCGCGCTGTACGTCAGCCGCAAGCCGCGTGTGCGCATCGAAGCGACCATGCACGGCGGCGGTCACGAGCGTGGCATGCGTTCCGGCACCCTGGCGACCCACCAGATCGTCGGCATGGGCGAAGCGTTCCGTGTGGCCAAAGAAGACATGGCCGCTGAAAACGTCCGCATCAAAGCCTTGAGCGACCGTTTCTACAATCAGGTCGAGCACTTGGAAGAGCTGTACGTCAACGGCAGCCTGACCGCCCGCGTTCCGCACAACCTGAACCTGAGCTTCAACTACGTTGAAGGCGAGTCGCTGATCATGGCGCTCAAGGATCTGGCGGTATCGTCCGGTTCGGCCTGCACTTCGGCGTCTCTGGAGCCTTCGTACGTATTGCGCGCCCTGGGCCGCAACGACGAACTGGCACACAGCTCGATTCGCTTCACCTTCGGCCGTTTCACCACCGAAGAAGAAATCGATTACGCCGCGCAGAAAGTCTGCGAGGCCGTCACCAAGCTGCGCGCTCTCTCGCCGCTGTGGGACATGTACAAAGACGGCGTCGATATCTCGAAAATCGAGTGGGCGGCACACTAA
- the iscR gene encoding Fe-S cluster assembly transcriptional regulator IscR has translation MRLTTKGRYAVTAMLDLALHAQHGPVSLADISERQGISLSYLEQLFAKLRRSNLVSSVRGPGGGYQLSRDMQGIQVAQVIDAVNESVDATKCQGQGDCHSGDTCLTHHLWCDLSLQIHEFLSGISLADLVTRREVQEVAQRQDQRRCNSKAPRLDKIEASAVE, from the coding sequence ATGCGACTGACTACAAAAGGCCGATACGCCGTGACCGCCATGCTTGACCTGGCGTTGCACGCGCAGCACGGGCCGGTGTCTCTGGCCGATATCTCCGAGCGCCAAGGCATCTCCCTGTCCTACCTCGAGCAGCTGTTTGCCAAGTTGCGCCGCAGCAACCTGGTCTCCAGCGTTCGCGGTCCGGGTGGCGGCTACCAATTGTCCCGCGACATGCAGGGCATTCAGGTCGCCCAGGTGATCGATGCGGTGAACGAATCGGTCGATGCCACCAAGTGCCAGGGCCAGGGCGATTGCCATTCCGGCGACACCTGCCTGACCCACCATCTGTGGTGCGACTTGAGCCTGCAGATTCACGAATTTCTAAGTGGTATCAGCTTGGCTGACCTTGTGACTCGCCGTGAGGTGCAAGAAGTAGCCCAGCGTCAGGACCAGCGCCGTTGCAACAGCAAGGCGCCACGCCTGGACAAGATTGAAGCGTCCGCCGTCGAATGA
- the cysE gene encoding serine O-acetyltransferase: MFERLREDIQSVFHRDPAARNAFEVLTCYPGMHAIWIHRLAGMLWRNELKWLARLVSNFGRWLTGIEIHPGAKVGRRFFIDHGMGIVIGETAEIGDDVTIYQGVTLGGTSWNKGKRHPTLGDGVVVGAGAKVLGPFTVGAGAKVGSNAVVTKEVPPGATVVGIPGRIIVKSDEEQDAKRKAMAEKIGFDAYGVSEDMPDPVARAIGQLLDHLQAVDGRLEGMCGALKDLGSNYCAKDLPELREEDFACVKGKDESKAS; encoded by the coding sequence ATGTTTGAGCGTTTGCGTGAAGATATCCAGAGCGTATTCCATCGAGACCCGGCGGCGCGTAACGCTTTTGAAGTCCTGACCTGCTATCCCGGCATGCATGCGATCTGGATTCATCGCCTGGCCGGCATGCTCTGGCGCAACGAGCTGAAGTGGCTGGCACGGCTGGTATCGAATTTCGGTCGCTGGCTGACCGGGATCGAGATTCATCCAGGGGCCAAGGTGGGTCGGCGTTTCTTCATCGACCACGGTATGGGCATTGTCATCGGTGAAACCGCCGAGATAGGCGATGACGTCACGATCTATCAGGGTGTGACCCTCGGTGGCACCAGCTGGAACAAGGGCAAGCGCCACCCGACGCTGGGTGATGGTGTTGTTGTCGGCGCGGGTGCCAAGGTGCTCGGCCCGTTTACGGTCGGCGCTGGTGCCAAAGTCGGTTCCAACGCCGTGGTCACCAAAGAAGTGCCACCGGGTGCCACGGTGGTGGGCATCCCGGGGCGGATCATCGTCAAGTCCGACGAAGAACAGGATGCCAAGCGCAAAGCCATGGCCGAAAAAATCGGCTTTGATGCTTACGGCGTCAGCGAAGACATGCCCGATCCGGTGGCACGCGCCATCGGTCAGTTGCTTGACCATCTACAGGCGGTGGACGGGCGTCTGGAAGGCATGTGCGGGGCGCTGAAGGATCTGGGCAGCAATTATTGTGCGAAAGATCTGCCTGAGCTGCGTGAAGAAGACTTCGCCTGCGTCAAAGGCAAAGACGAATCCAAAGCCAGCTAA
- the trmJ gene encoding tRNA (cytosine(32)/uridine(32)-2'-O)-methyltransferase TrmJ translates to MLQNIRVVLVNTSHPGNIGGAARAMKNMGLSRLVLVEPRLFPHHEADARASGAGDILENAQVVATLEDALVGCNLVLGTSARDRRIPWPLLDPRECGSKVVEEAGQGAEIALVFGREDSGLTNEELQRCHFHVHIPSDPTFSSLNLGAAVQVLSYEVRMAWLAAQGQPSKIEKEEVASVKSAELATMDELERFYEHLEQTLVAIEFLDPEKPRHLMARLRRLYGRSSVSRAEMNILRGILTETQKAARGELLKRKD, encoded by the coding sequence TTGTTGCAGAACATTCGTGTCGTCCTGGTCAATACCAGCCACCCCGGCAATATCGGCGGGGCTGCGCGCGCCATGAAAAACATGGGTCTGTCGCGCTTGGTGCTGGTCGAACCGCGGCTCTTCCCGCATCACGAAGCCGATGCCCGTGCGTCCGGTGCCGGTGACATCCTTGAAAACGCGCAAGTCGTCGCCACCCTCGAAGACGCGTTGGTCGGCTGCAATCTGGTGCTGGGGACCAGCGCCCGTGATCGGCGGATTCCCTGGCCGCTGCTGGATCCGCGTGAGTGCGGCAGCAAAGTGGTGGAGGAGGCCGGGCAGGGCGCTGAAATCGCCTTGGTCTTCGGTCGTGAAGATTCCGGCCTGACCAATGAAGAGCTGCAGCGATGTCACTTTCACGTGCATATCCCCTCGGATCCGACCTTCAGTTCGCTGAATCTCGGGGCGGCGGTGCAGGTGTTGAGTTATGAAGTGCGCATGGCTTGGCTGGCCGCACAGGGTCAGCCGAGCAAAATCGAGAAAGAAGAAGTGGCATCGGTGAAAAGCGCCGAGCTTGCGACCATGGATGAACTGGAGCGCTTCTACGAGCATCTGGAGCAGACACTGGTCGCCATCGAATTTCTCGATCCGGAAAAGCCCCGACACTTGATGGCGCGCCTGCGCCGGTTGTACGGGCGCAGTTCGGTGAGCCGGGCGGAAATGAATATTTTGCGTGGCATTCTCACGGAAACCCAAAAAGCGGCCCGTGGTGAGCTTCTGAAACGGAAGGACTAA
- the suhB gene encoding inositol-phosphate phosphatase, whose amino-acid sequence MQPMLNIALRAARSASELIFRSIERLDTIKVDEKDAKDYVSEVDRAAEQKIIDALRKAYPNHSIQGEETGLHAGTGIEGEEYLWIIDPLDGTTNFLRGIPHFAVSIACKYRGRLEHAVVLDPVRQEEFTASRGRGAQLNGRRLRVSGRTSLEGALLGTGFPFRDDQMDNLDNYLGMFRALVGQTAGIRRAGSASLDLAYVAAGRFDAFWESGLSEWDMAAGALLIQEAGGLVSDFTGGHEFLEKGHIVAGNTKCFKAVLTAIQPHLPASLKR is encoded by the coding sequence ATGCAGCCCATGCTGAATATCGCGCTGCGCGCCGCCCGCAGCGCCAGTGAACTGATCTTCCGCTCCATCGAGCGCCTGGATACCATCAAGGTCGACGAAAAAGACGCCAAGGATTACGTATCCGAGGTTGATCGCGCCGCTGAACAGAAAATCATCGACGCGCTGCGCAAGGCTTACCCGAACCACTCGATCCAGGGTGAAGAGACCGGCCTGCACGCCGGTACCGGCATCGAAGGCGAAGAGTACCTGTGGATCATCGATCCGCTGGACGGCACCACCAACTTCCTCCGTGGCATTCCTCACTTTGCTGTCAGCATCGCGTGCAAATATCGCGGTCGCCTGGAACACGCTGTTGTTCTGGATCCGGTTCGTCAGGAAGAATTCACCGCCAGCCGTGGTCGCGGCGCCCAACTCAACGGTCGTCGTCTGCGTGTCAGCGGTCGCACCAGCCTGGAAGGCGCCCTGCTGGGTACCGGCTTCCCGTTCCGTGACGACCAGATGGACAACCTCGACAACTATTTGGGCATGTTCCGCGCCCTGGTTGGTCAGACTGCCGGCATCCGCCGCGCCGGTTCGGCGAGCCTGGATCTGGCTTACGTTGCTGCCGGCCGTTTCGATGCATTCTGGGAGTCGGGCCTGTCCGAGTGGGACATGGCTGCAGGCGCCCTGCTGATTCAGGAAGCCGGCGGCCTGGTGAGCGACTTCACCGGCGGCCACGAATTTCTTGAGAAAGGCCACATCGTTGCCGGTAACACCAAATGCTTCAAGGCAGTGCTGACGGCGATCCAGCCGCACCTGCCGGCTTCGCTGAAGCGTTAA